The Thermonema lapsum genome window below encodes:
- a CDS encoding CsgG/HfaB family protein, producing the protein MKNCSPFYFLVALCLLLSGCSGAKRYLKQGIAFEQSHMYLEAANSYMEAIRRNPRKTDAQIGLKRAGEHVLEDYLREVFKAHTNGQHREVVYAFLKAEDFRQKVAQHHVELSIPAPHREYFEESKAIYLEQRYKEGTQKLLAEQFAEADAIFDEILRMDPTYKDVKTLKQSSTYEPIYREGNRLMNEEKYKQAFYKFDEIYRQLPDYKDVRQLREYCRQKAMLTVSVLPVIPGDHQNLPYAESLRGRLIHLLVNSKHPLIEVVDRDNINKFLSEQQLSMSGMVNENTAAEAGKLLGAKAVLSARIISVSVNQTPLQSMNKIAYESYKVKVTDTTSNETKYEIRYRKTNYTEYQQSKTVEVSVQYYLVSSETGKIIFSDIARYAQNDNIHYATYRGDYKNLYPGSETSVNTSTAARSELQKLFTAKQQLNSTQAMIDPLWERIANECVKKVIRYVETQYED; encoded by the coding sequence ATGAAAAACTGCTCACCTTTTTATTTTTTAGTAGCCTTGTGCCTGCTGTTATCTGGGTGCAGTGGAGCCAAAAGGTATTTAAAACAAGGCATTGCCTTCGAGCAATCCCACATGTATCTCGAAGCTGCCAATAGCTACATGGAAGCCATACGGCGCAACCCCAGAAAAACAGACGCCCAAATAGGCTTGAAAAGGGCAGGCGAACATGTGCTGGAAGACTACCTCCGTGAAGTATTTAAAGCACATACCAACGGGCAACATCGCGAAGTGGTTTATGCTTTTCTGAAAGCCGAAGACTTCCGACAGAAAGTAGCCCAACACCATGTAGAGTTAAGTATTCCCGCCCCCCATCGTGAGTATTTTGAAGAATCCAAAGCCATCTACCTTGAACAGCGCTACAAGGAAGGCACTCAAAAGCTGCTCGCAGAGCAGTTTGCCGAAGCCGATGCCATCTTCGATGAAATTCTACGCATGGACCCCACTTATAAAGACGTCAAAACGCTGAAACAAAGCAGCACCTATGAGCCCATTTATCGAGAAGGCAACCGCTTGATGAACGAAGAAAAATACAAGCAAGCCTTCTATAAGTTTGATGAAATTTACCGTCAACTGCCCGACTACAAAGACGTGCGTCAATTGCGCGAGTACTGTCGTCAAAAAGCCATGCTTACGGTCAGTGTGTTGCCGGTCATTCCCGGCGACCACCAAAACCTACCTTATGCCGAAAGCCTGCGCGGGCGCCTCATCCATCTATTGGTCAACAGCAAACACCCTCTAATTGAAGTTGTGGACCGCGACAATATCAACAAGTTTTTAAGCGAACAACAACTGAGCATGAGTGGGATGGTCAATGAAAATACAGCAGCCGAAGCCGGCAAGTTATTGGGTGCCAAAGCAGTATTGTCAGCCCGCATCATCAGTGTATCGGTCAACCAAACGCCCCTGCAATCGATGAACAAAATAGCTTATGAAAGCTATAAGGTAAAAGTAACAGATACAACAAGCAATGAAACAAAGTATGAGATACGCTACCGCAAAACCAACTACACTGAATACCAGCAATCCAAAACTGTGGAAGTAAGCGTACAGTATTATTTAGTTTCTTCGGAAACAGGCAAAATCATATTTTCCGATATTGCTCGCTATGCTCAAAACGACAACATACACTATGCCACCTATCGTGGTGATTATAAAAACTTGTATCCCGGTAGCGAAACCAGTGTCAATACCTCTACTGCCGCCCGCAGCGAATTGCAAAAACTTTTCACTGCCAAGCAGCAGCTCAACTCCACCCAAGCAATGATAGACCCGCTTTGGGAGCGTATTGCCAACGAATGTGTAAAAAAAGTAATTCGATATGTTGAAACTCAGTATGAAGACTAA
- a CDS encoding LPP20 family lipoprotein, translating into MLKLSMKTNNCLYLLCMVALLCGTFACQKKSAAVGMQEKDNRPEWVKSRPISSVYYIGIGSASMRQPDYQETAKKNALQDLISEIKVTVSSTSFLYQLDKNGSFREEYESNIKTIATAEIENFEIVDTYDDGERYWVYYRLSKAEYTRQQEQKKKNAHQTALAFYQKAKEAEQNHQWIEAMEGYFQALFAIKNYWGENLEININGESRSLMVEAYYGVQNILNKINLFISPQEVRLKRRNSQPQLLKLRATVANQQALAYLPLHSYFQDGEGILSCPPTADANGTASLELKRALSATTTLHLIVEPNLMQIAKVKESDKLERFLIERFSTPKATVTIHIEKPVVYVESQEFNLDKPLENKIIEQYVKSELSKKGVEFSSTAQNADVVLSIKANTEALSRNGAIHISKLSIQAVAIDPITRREILTTTLDNIKGFQTDYEKAGLDAYKKAQQEVSLQLVRKLTEALL; encoded by the coding sequence ATGTTGAAACTCAGTATGAAGACTAACAACTGCCTATATTTGCTGTGCATGGTTGCTTTACTATGCGGCACCTTTGCTTGTCAGAAAAAGAGTGCTGCCGTCGGCATGCAAGAAAAAGACAATCGTCCCGAATGGGTGAAGTCGCGTCCCATCTCTTCGGTTTACTACATAGGCATTGGAAGTGCTTCTATGCGCCAGCCCGACTACCAAGAAACCGCCAAAAAAAATGCCTTGCAAGATTTGATTTCAGAAATAAAAGTAACCGTATCCAGCACGTCCTTTCTGTATCAATTGGATAAGAACGGCAGTTTTCGCGAAGAATACGAGTCAAACATCAAAACAATAGCTACTGCCGAAATCGAAAATTTCGAAATCGTAGATACCTACGACGACGGCGAGCGCTATTGGGTGTATTACCGCCTGTCGAAAGCCGAATATACACGCCAGCAGGAACAGAAAAAAAAGAATGCACACCAAACAGCTCTTGCCTTCTACCAAAAAGCCAAAGAAGCAGAACAAAACCACCAATGGATAGAAGCCATGGAAGGCTATTTTCAAGCCTTGTTTGCCATAAAAAATTATTGGGGCGAAAACCTTGAAATAAACATAAACGGCGAGTCTCGCTCATTGATGGTAGAAGCTTATTACGGCGTTCAAAACATCTTGAATAAAATCAACCTTTTCATAAGCCCGCAGGAAGTGCGCCTCAAGCGCCGCAATAGTCAGCCTCAATTGCTGAAATTGCGAGCCACCGTAGCTAACCAACAAGCGTTGGCTTATTTGCCTCTACACAGCTATTTCCAAGACGGCGAGGGGATATTGAGTTGCCCCCCTACTGCTGACGCAAACGGCACTGCCAGTCTGGAGCTCAAAAGAGCCCTCAGCGCTACAACGACGCTCCATCTCATCGTAGAACCCAACCTCATGCAGATTGCCAAGGTCAAAGAAAGCGATAAGCTGGAGCGCTTTCTCATCGAGCGCTTTTCAACCCCAAAAGCTACTGTAACCATCCACATTGAAAAACCCGTGGTGTATGTCGAAAGTCAAGAGTTCAACTTGGACAAACCGCTCGAAAACAAAATCATAGAACAATACGTCAAGAGCGAGCTCAGTAAAAAAGGCGTGGAGTTTAGCAGCACCGCCCAAAATGCCGATGTGGTGCTTTCTATCAAAGCCAACACCGAAGCGCTCTCACGCAATGGAGCAATTCACATCAGCAAACTCAGCATACAGGCAGTAGCTATTGACCCTATCACCCGCCGCGAGATACTGACCACTACTTTAGACAATATCAAGGGTTTTCAGACCGACTATGAAAAAGCAGGTTTAGACGCCTACAAAAAGGCACAGCAAGAAGTAAGCCTACAATTGGTCAGAAAACTAACCGAAGCCCTCTTGTAA